A single region of the Fenollaria sporofastidiosus genome encodes:
- a CDS encoding energy-coupling factor transporter transmembrane component T family protein translates to MNKSCKQNGIRYDPRIKLLQVLIIGILVFTLAGKKYEVLLFLSVFAYGMISGIYKTCFKFLVLYVVLFMLAEISPLFISTTIHYFILPFATLTFAAINMSRTSDVSEVLASLQNMKIPYYINIPLAVILRFFPTLKHDFICIRQGIKTRGIDISFLGFLKHPFKIYEMMLIPMLMRMLCTATELSASVETRGLGVSCKKTSYTEVKFRMLDMLLLVIMIVFYITIIIMKIKNI, encoded by the coding sequence ATGAATAAATCTTGCAAACAAAATGGAATAAGATATGATCCGAGGATTAAGTTGTTACAAGTTTTAATTATAGGGATTTTAGTATTTACATTGGCTGGTAAAAAGTATGAAGTTCTACTTTTTTTGTCAGTATTTGCATATGGAATGATAAGTGGAATTTACAAAACTTGTTTTAAATTCTTAGTTTTATATGTAGTGTTGTTTATGCTAGCAGAAATAAGTCCTTTATTTATTTCAACAACAATACACTACTTTATCCTTCCCTTTGCAACATTGACATTTGCGGCTATTAATATGAGTAGGACAAGTGATGTATCTGAAGTATTAGCTTCCTTGCAAAATATGAAAATCCCATACTATATCAACATTCCATTGGCTGTTATATTAAGATTTTTTCCTACCTTGAAACATGATTTTATTTGTATAAGGCAGGGAATTAAAACGAGAGGGATTGATATTTCCTTCCTTGGATTTTTAAAACATCCATTTAAAATTTATGAAATGATGTTGATTCCTATGTTAATGCGAATGTTATGTACTGCAACTGAGTTGTCGGCATCTGTTGAGACACGAGGACTTGGAGTTTCGTGCAAAAAAACTAGTTATACAGAAGTCAAATTTCGTATGCTTGATATGTTATTGCTAGTAATAATGATTGTATTTTATATAACTATCATCATTATGAAAATAAAAAATATTTAA
- a CDS encoding energy-coupling factor transporter ATPase — protein sequence MIEIQNLSFIYNKNTPFEVKALDDISLTIKDHSFIGIIGHTGSGKSTFMQQLNGLLRPTSGTIIIDGVDITQKEIKLNKLRESVGMVFQYPEYQLFEETVAKDVAFGPKNLGLSDEEVAIRVKDAIEDVKLDYEWIKDRSPFELSGGQKRRVAIAGILAMRPKVLILDEPTAGLDPRAREEILNEIYDIYKKSKITVVLVSHSMEDVFTYANEIVVLSKGRLIMHKTTDEAVKERELLKKYDVGVPEITEFMFTLQEKYPGLNPYVKTVEEARKHIEEYFEVKKNV from the coding sequence ATGATTGAAATACAAAATTTATCATTTATATACAATAAGAACACACCATTCGAGGTGAAGGCGCTTGACGATATCTCACTTACTATCAAGGACCACAGCTTTATAGGTATCATTGGTCACACAGGCTCTGGTAAGTCAACATTTATGCAGCAGCTCAATGGCCTACTTAGACCTACATCTGGAACTATCATCATAGACGGTGTTGATATAACTCAAAAGGAAATCAAGTTAAACAAACTACGCGAGAGCGTGGGCATGGTCTTTCAATATCCAGAGTACCAACTCTTTGAAGAGACTGTTGCAAAGGATGTTGCCTTCGGACCTAAGAACCTTGGACTAAGTGATGAAGAAGTGGCGATACGTGTCAAGGATGCGATTGAGGATGTTAAGCTTGATTACGAATGGATCAAGGACAGGTCGCCATTTGAGCTATCGGGTGGACAAAAAAGGCGTGTTGCTATAGCGGGCATACTTGCTATGAGGCCTAAGGTGCTTATACTTGACGAGCCAACAGCAGGTCTTGATCCGCGTGCTAGAGAAGAAATACTTAATGAAATCTACGATATATACAAGAAGTCTAAGATTACAGTAGTTTTAGTTTCGCACTCCATGGAGGATGTCTTTACTTATGCAAACGAGATAGTTGTCTTAAGCAAAGGAAGGCTTATCATGCACAAGACTACTGACGAAGCAGTTAAAGAGAGGGAACTACTGAAGAAGTACGACGTTGGTGTACCTGAGATAACAGAATTTATGTTTACTTTGCAGGAGAAGTATCCAGGACTTAATCCATATGTCAAGACTGTCGAAGAAGCTAGAAAGCACATAGAAGAGTATTTTGAGGTGAAGAAAAATGTTTAA
- a CDS encoding YitT family protein, with translation MKKKFDRYEYFGDNAEIVTTLTAIVIGCLLSSFAINFFFIPNKLLAGGVGGISIIIELLTGLPAGIMLFLINLPIFLFGLKELDKKFLVYAFITTFVLSATMVLFRPMQKLNTFDDILISAIFGGVLNGIGMGVLFRHGACQGGLDIVAAVCKKRYNINIGSALMAMNGIIISLASIKFGVLKGLYTVLSMFVAYQVLDKVQTGFDATKSVLIISKEYEKLSFELMNRLERGATIIDSYGAWSKKDLKIIFMLVSPREIVDVKKITNSIDRNAFITIQDTNEVRGRGFKGADNF, from the coding sequence ATGAAAAAGAAATTTGACAGATATGAATACTTTGGTGACAACGCAGAAATCGTTACTACACTAACAGCCATCGTCATAGGCTGCTTGCTATCTAGTTTTGCAATAAACTTTTTCTTCATACCAAACAAACTACTTGCAGGCGGCGTTGGTGGTATCTCAATCATCATAGAACTACTTACTGGACTACCAGCAGGTATCATGCTCTTCTTAATAAACCTACCGATATTTTTGTTCGGACTCAAAGAGCTTGACAAGAAGTTCCTAGTTTACGCTTTCATAACTACCTTCGTCTTATCCGCTACTATGGTACTGTTTAGACCAATGCAAAAGCTTAATACCTTTGATGACATACTAATCAGTGCCATCTTTGGTGGCGTGCTTAATGGTATAGGCATGGGCGTACTATTTAGACACGGCGCTTGCCAAGGCGGCCTTGACATAGTTGCCGCAGTGTGCAAGAAGCGCTACAACATTAACATAGGCAGCGCGCTTATGGCGATGAACGGTATCATCATAAGCTTAGCCAGCATTAAGTTCGGCGTCTTGAAGGGACTATACACAGTCTTATCGATGTTCGTTGCCTACCAAGTGCTTGACAAAGTGCAAACAGGCTTCGACGCAACAAAGAGTGTGCTCATCATCTCTAAGGAATACGAGAAGCTTTCCTTTGAACTTATGAACAGACTTGAGCGCGGCGCTACCATCATTGACTCATATGGCGCATGGTCAAAGAAGGACCTCAAGATTATATTTATGCTAGTAAGTCCTAGGGAGATAGTTGATGTTAAGAAGATAACAAACTCCATCGATAGAAACGCCTTCATCACTATACAAGACACAAACGAAGTAAGAGGTAGAGGCTTTAAAGGCGCAGACAATTTTTAA
- a CDS encoding MptD family putative ECF transporter S component, producing the protein MEEKKKFQIKDLIITALMVLCSQVLYRVLTFLFVTPYTMLLAVPIWAIIGAIAYFLVPFKTKNPWMILLFCILTGIISFYPPYIISLIIAGIIAIVIAQTKGIQNYKGLTIGYIIFCILAGFGGMCVPFLFYAEQTIKSYEKMFGSEYMETLTKLVSPMTSVLFLVVIAICALIGAVISKKLLKKHFEKAGMI; encoded by the coding sequence ATGGAAGAAAAAAAGAAATTTCAAATTAAAGATTTAATTATTACAGCACTAATGGTGTTATGCTCACAGGTTTTATACAGAGTATTAACCTTTTTGTTCGTAACGCCATATACAATGTTATTGGCTGTTCCAATATGGGCAATTATTGGAGCTATTGCTTATTTCTTAGTACCTTTTAAAACAAAAAATCCGTGGATGATTTTATTGTTCTGCATACTTACAGGAATTATAAGCTTTTATCCACCATATATAATTAGTTTGATAATCGCAGGAATTATTGCGATAGTAATTGCACAAACAAAGGGAATACAAAATTATAAAGGATTAACAATCGGTTATATAATATTTTGTATTCTTGCTGGTTTTGGTGGAATGTGTGTTCCATTTCTTTTCTATGCAGAGCAAACGATTAAATCTTATGAAAAAATGTTTGGCAGTGAATATATGGAAACTCTAACTAAACTTGTTTCCCCTATGACCTCAGTACTATTTCTTGTTGTTATAGCGATTTGTGCGTTGATTGGAGCAGTAATTTCTAAGAAACTATTGAAGAAGCATTTTGAAAAAGCAGGAATGATTTAG
- a CDS encoding MTAP family purine nucleoside phosphorylase, translating into MFKYAIIGGTALKTMKSIETKRIENEYGICEYNVLNEDTIFVPRHGLNYSVPPTFINYRCNVKAMKDLGVEYAYAINSVGSLREDIEPLSIVMAIDFLDFTKKRDYTFFTGLDKGVKFISMDEPYSLEMNRLFEEKYDSKLTSGVLVTTEGPKFETKIENKFYKSIGGDVVGMTGSPEVILMNELGIKYASLNVVGNYGTGVTDKHVEITNEQEGIALKAANLVLEIFKAGLDFNDGAKFL; encoded by the coding sequence ATGTTTAAATACGCAATAATTGGTGGAACGGCTCTTAAGACTATGAAGAGCATCGAAACAAAAAGGATAGAAAATGAATATGGCATTTGCGAGTACAATGTTCTTAATGAAGATACCATCTTCGTGCCAAGACATGGACTAAACTACTCTGTACCACCTACCTTTATAAACTACAGATGCAATGTCAAGGCGATGAAGGACTTAGGTGTGGAGTATGCCTACGCCATCAACTCAGTTGGCTCACTTAGAGAGGACATAGAACCCCTTAGTATAGTCATGGCGATTGACTTCTTAGACTTTACTAAGAAGAGAGACTACACTTTCTTCACTGGACTTGATAAGGGCGTGAAGTTTATATCGATGGACGAGCCATACTCACTTGAGATGAATAGATTATTTGAAGAAAAATACGATAGCAAACTTACTAGTGGTGTCCTTGTTACTACTGAAGGGCCAAAATTTGAGACTAAGATTGAAAATAAATTTTACAAGTCCATAGGTGGTGACGTCGTTGGCATGACTGGCTCACCTGAAGTTATACTAATGAACGAGCTAGGCATTAAGTATGCTTCACTAAACGTTGTTGGTAACTACGGCACAGGCGTTACTGATAAGCACGTTGAAATCACTAATGAACAAGAGGGTATTGCTCTTAAGGCAGCTAATCTTGTTCTTGAAATATTCAAAGCTGGTCTAGACTTTAATGATGGAGCGAAGTTCCTATGA
- a CDS encoding uracil-DNA glycosylase — MIINSDWEEFLQSEYTKDYFIKMRDALRIEYKEHTIYPKYYEIFKALELSPLKDTKVFILGQDPYHEVNQANGLAFSVNDGVLLPPSLRNIYKELYDDLGIVNRTGRLDAWAKQGVLLLNSTLTVRKGYANSHKDIGWQIFTDKIIETLSKKKENVVYILWGAYARSKMKYIDTKKNLVITSAHPSPLSAYRGFFGSRPFSKTNAYLKAHNIKEIDWRIQ, encoded by the coding sequence ATGATCATTAATAGCGATTGGGAAGAATTTTTACAAAGTGAATACACTAAGGACTACTTCATCAAGATGCGTGACGCACTGCGCATAGAGTACAAAGAGCACACTATATACCCTAAGTACTACGAGATATTTAAGGCGCTTGAGCTATCACCTTTGAAGGATACTAAGGTCTTTATCTTAGGTCAAGACCCCTACCATGAAGTAAATCAGGCCAATGGTCTTGCCTTCTCTGTTAATGATGGCGTTCTCTTGCCACCATCTTTAAGAAATATATACAAGGAGCTCTACGACGACCTCGGCATTGTTAATAGGACAGGCAGGCTAGACGCTTGGGCTAAGCAAGGAGTATTGCTACTTAACTCAACACTAACTGTGCGCAAAGGCTATGCAAACTCACATAAGGACATAGGCTGGCAAATATTTACCGACAAGATCATAGAGACCTTAAGCAAGAAGAAAGAAAACGTTGTCTATATACTGTGGGGCGCTTATGCAAGGAGCAAGATGAAGTACATTGACACAAAGAAGAACCTTGTAATCACATCTGCTCATCCGTCGCCACTGTCGGCATATAGAGGCTTCTTCGGATCAAGACCATTCTCAAAGACGAATGCCTACTTAAAAGCACACAATATTAAAGAGATAGATTGGAGAATACAATGA
- a CDS encoding energy-coupling factor transporter ATPase, producing the protein MIKFDNVSFAYDRNEKDNKALDSVSFEIKKGEFVSILGMNGSGKSTIAKIMDGILLPTEGDATVMGMNTKSEANLLEIRQNLGLVFQNPDNQIIATIVEEDVAFGPENLGLPTPEIRKRVDDALEIVSMTEYKKHAPNLLSGGQKQRLAIAGILAINPNIIVFDEPTAMLDPVGRKEVMDTIIKLNREYEKTIILITHFMSEAVLSDRLMVMHEGRLVWDDTPRRIFSDVKRVHSLGLDVPQVTELSNLLKEDGFNVSGDELSIDELVAKL; encoded by the coding sequence ATGATTAAATTTGATAATGTAAGCTTTGCTTACGATCGCAATGAAAAAGATAATAAGGCTTTGGACTCTGTCAGCTTTGAGATAAAGAAGGGCGAGTTCGTATCCATACTTGGTATGAACGGCAGCGGCAAGTCAACCATAGCGAAGATTATGGACGGCATCTTGCTTCCAACTGAAGGCGACGCAACTGTCATGGGTATGAATACGAAAAGCGAAGCGAACCTTCTTGAGATAAGACAGAACTTAGGTCTTGTTTTTCAAAACCCTGACAATCAAATCATAGCGACTATAGTCGAAGAGGATGTTGCCTTTGGTCCTGAGAACTTAGGACTACCGACTCCTGAGATTAGAAAGAGGGTCGACGATGCTTTAGAGATAGTTTCGATGACGGAGTATAAGAAGCACGCACCGAACTTATTAAGTGGTGGACAAAAACAAAGACTTGCCATCGCAGGTATACTTGCTATCAACCCAAACATCATTGTCTTTGATGAACCGACTGCCATGCTAGATCCAGTTGGCAGAAAGGAAGTCATGGACACTATCATTAAATTAAACAGAGAATATGAAAAGACTATCATACTAATCACGCACTTTATGAGTGAGGCTGTCTTGTCTGATAGGCTTATGGTTATGCATGAGGGAAGGCTTGTGTGGGACGACACTCCTAGAAGGATATTCTCCGACGTCAAGAGAGTGCACTCGCTTGGCCTGGATGTGCCTCAAGTAACGGAGCTAAGTAATCTACTCAAGGAAGACGGCTTTAATGTGAGTGGTGACGAGCTTAGCATAGATGAATTGGTGGCAAAACTATGA
- a CDS encoding energy-coupling factor transporter transmembrane component T family protein, which yields MFNNISIGQYFPTDSFVHRLDPRVKLIFVFAFMIAIFFVDSYSILALVGLSIIMLIVLSKVPLKIIFKGLKPMRVIVIMTLVFNLFFTPGRQIFPNIKWPSMSYEGLNTGLFMSFRLLLLLLGSSLLTLTTSPIRLTDGLESLMSPLKVFKVPTHELAMMMTIALRFIPTLAEEASKIKMAQESRGASFDGKNLIETAKKMLPLMIPLFLNALKRADELAVAMDARCYSGGEHRGKLNPLIYTNVDRLAILVILVYFAFIISTKYLFNFI from the coding sequence ATGTTTAATAACATATCAATCGGACAATACTTTCCTACAGACAGCTTTGTTCACAGACTAGATCCAAGAGTCAAGCTGATCTTCGTCTTCGCTTTTATGATAGCGATATTCTTCGTTGATTCATACAGCATACTAGCTCTTGTTGGCTTATCGATAATCATGCTTATAGTCTTGAGCAAGGTGCCACTAAAGATTATATTTAAAGGACTAAAGCCTATGCGCGTAATCGTCATCATGACACTTGTTTTTAACTTATTCTTTACGCCAGGCAGACAAATATTTCCAAATATTAAGTGGCCATCAATGTCTTACGAAGGACTTAACACAGGACTTTTCATGTCGTTTAGACTTTTATTGCTACTACTTGGCTCATCGCTACTAACACTTACGACATCGCCTATCAGATTAACTGATGGATTAGAGTCACTTATGAGTCCACTTAAGGTTTTCAAAGTGCCTACACATGAACTTGCTATGATGATGACTATAGCACTAAGGTTCATACCGACACTTGCTGAGGAGGCAAGCAAGATCAAGATGGCGCAAGAGTCGAGAGGTGCAAGCTTTGATGGCAAGAACCTAATCGAGACAGCAAAGAAGATGCTGCCGCTTATGATACCACTTTTCCTAAACGCGCTTAAGAGAGCGGACGAGCTAGCAGTTGCGATGGATGCAAGATGTTACAGCGGAGGAGAGCACAGAGGCAAGCTAAACCCACTTATCTATACTAATGTAGATAGATTAGCTATACTAGTAATACTTGTTTACTTTGCGTTTATAATATCGACAAAGTATCTATTTAATTTCATATGA
- a CDS encoding ComF family protein, whose protein sequence is MKSCPFCNEELDAKLAYCSSCGSNIDIIRKAFFIDGFDELYSIVYYNDFFREHLFNYKFGIQKKYISAFAYLYEEEIKNILKDNTIDYIASVPMNKEKLRKKGFDHMGEVVKVIAKDMGLKLYTYEKLQVHDMHKLSYAERSHMQGIFKKGTDAHGNVLIIDDIITTGTTMKDSARVMKDAGFAKVFGLILCSRR, encoded by the coding sequence ATGAAAAGCTGTCCATTTTGTAATGAAGAGCTCGATGCAAAGCTAGCTTACTGCTCTAGCTGCGGCTCTAACATTGATATAATACGCAAGGCATTCTTTATTGATGGCTTTGATGAGCTCTACTCCATAGTCTACTACAACGACTTTTTTAGAGAGCACCTCTTCAACTATAAGTTTGGAATACAAAAAAAATACATCTCTGCTTTCGCCTACCTTTACGAAGAAGAGATCAAAAATATTTTAAAAGACAACACTATTGACTACATTGCAAGCGTGCCTATGAACAAAGAAAAGCTTAGAAAGAAAGGCTTTGACCACATGGGTGAGGTTGTAAAAGTCATTGCTAAGGATATGGGTCTTAAACTATACACTTATGAGAAGCTGCAAGTACATGATATGCATAAGCTTAGCTACGCTGAAAGGTCTCACATGCAAGGAATATTTAAGAAAGGCACAGATGCGCATGGCAATGTGCTTATAATCGATGATATAATAACTACAGGAACGACTATGAAGGACTCGGCACGCGTTATGAAGGACGCAGGCTTCGCCAAGGTCTTCGGTCTCATACTGTGCTCAAGGAGGTAA
- a CDS encoding metallopeptidase family protein gives MMPDIDTFTEWVDQACERLPEVFFRDLNLGVVVSEDLKISPEAIDDDLFILGQYEKSAMGKAIYIHYGSFMKMYGDCSEEIIRDMIYHVLKHEFTHHMEGLANFRDLEVEDEIELARYKEMKRHDH, from the coding sequence ATGATGCCGGACATTGATACCTTCACTGAGTGGGTTGATCAGGCTTGCGAAAGACTACCTGAGGTCTTCTTTAGAGATCTAAACTTAGGTGTTGTTGTCTCAGAGGATTTAAAAATATCGCCCGAGGCAATCGATGATGACCTCTTCATCTTAGGTCAGTATGAAAAATCTGCCATGGGCAAGGCTATATACATCCACTACGGATCATTTATGAAGATGTATGGAGATTGTTCCGAAGAGATAATTAGGGACATGATATACCACGTTTTAAAACATGAGTTCACTCATCATATGGAAGGCCTCGCAAACTTTAGAGACCTTGAAGTAGAAGATGAGATTGAGCTTGCAAGATATAAGGAAATGAAAAGACATGATCATTAA
- the truA gene encoding tRNA pseudouridine(38-40) synthase TruA, with translation MKNIKLLIDFDGTNYSGFQAQENAHTVEDELNSSISKALGEEIKVIGCSRTDKGVSARGFVLNFKTESVCPVDKMIYPINDKLPEDIRVLSSEEVADDFHARFSSKGKYYRYTLEHRKFARATDRHFAYNFPYKLDTSLMRKAAMYMVGEKDYRAFMAIGSPVDTTVRTIHSVDIIEDGDFVYIDVKGKSFLYNMVRIMAGTLVFVGTGILDIDEMARAIDEGDRRGLAPTLPAKGLVLEEVYY, from the coding sequence ATGAAGAACATAAAATTACTTATAGATTTCGACGGAACAAATTACTCAGGCTTTCAAGCACAAGAGAATGCACACACAGTTGAGGACGAACTCAACTCATCCATAAGCAAGGCTTTGGGTGAAGAGATAAAAGTTATTGGCTGCTCAAGAACCGACAAGGGAGTCAGTGCTAGAGGCTTCGTCTTGAATTTTAAAACTGAGTCAGTCTGTCCGGTCGATAAGATGATATATCCAATAAACGACAAACTCCCTGAGGACATAAGAGTACTTAGTTCAGAAGAGGTAGCTGATGATTTTCACGCGCGCTTCTCATCGAAGGGCAAGTACTATAGATACACCTTGGAGCATAGAAAGTTTGCAAGAGCTACGGATAGGCACTTTGCATACAACTTTCCTTATAAGCTTGATACGTCTTTGATGCGCAAGGCAGCTATGTATATGGTAGGCGAGAAGGACTACAGAGCCTTCATGGCAATAGGCAGCCCAGTCGATACTACAGTCAGAACCATACACTCTGTAGACATCATTGAAGACGGTGACTTCGTCTACATAGACGTAAAGGGCAAGAGCTTTCTTTACAATATGGTAAGGATCATGGCAGGCACGCTAGTCTTTGTAGGCACAGGCATCTTGGATATAGATGAGATGGCTAGAGCCATAGATGAGGGTGACAGGAGAGGACTTGCACCAACCTTGCCAGCGAAGGGACTAGTCTTAGAAGAAGTTTATTATTAA
- the dinB gene encoding DNA polymerase IV, translating into MMTRTILHSDMNNCYASIERRLDPSLIGKRLVVCGSVEDRHSVVLAKSYEAKAFGVKTGDSLYEAKMKCPNLVAVRPHYDEYLKFSRRAHQIYYSYTNQVEPFGLDECWLDVTGSKTLFGSGEEIAYKIKERIKKELGITVSIGVSFNKIFAKLGSDLKKPDAVTLIAKDDFKSIVWPLATDKIIGIGSKTKKKLMYMDINTLGELAKADVSFLRRKLGIRGLYLWQYANGYDTSAVCDYYHRDEIKSISRGVTTKADLHSYDEVKKIFEELAIDVSKKLVEENLKAGGVRISIRDRKLETLSFQKVFTQTSISALRINDMAMELFRSRYDFKEGIRSLCISAINLTRNTNTEQLSLFAPKKIVKDDRLEKVFNEIREKFGDDKIGYLGLELNNKMPEKPSVVTLPSGFKNMI; encoded by the coding sequence ATGATGACAAGAACGATACTACACTCCGACATGAACAACTGCTACGCATCCATAGAGAGAAGGCTCGACCCCTCACTCATTGGAAAGAGGCTCGTAGTTTGTGGCTCGGTAGAAGATAGACACTCCGTGGTTCTCGCAAAGAGCTACGAAGCAAAGGCCTTTGGTGTGAAGACGGGAGATAGCTTATATGAGGCGAAGATGAAGTGCCCTAATCTAGTTGCAGTAAGGCCACACTACGATGAGTACCTAAAATTCTCGAGGCGCGCACACCAAATTTACTACAGCTACACTAATCAAGTCGAACCCTTCGGCCTTGATGAGTGCTGGCTCGACGTAACAGGCTCCAAGACACTATTTGGAAGCGGCGAAGAGATTGCTTACAAAATCAAAGAGCGCATCAAAAAGGAGCTCGGCATCACCGTAAGCATTGGAGTGAGCTTTAACAAGATATTCGCAAAGCTTGGAAGCGACCTTAAGAAGCCAGATGCCGTAACACTCATAGCTAAAGATGACTTTAAGAGCATAGTTTGGCCGCTAGCTACAGATAAAATCATTGGCATAGGCTCTAAGACTAAGAAGAAGCTTATGTATATGGACATAAACACCCTAGGCGAGCTTGCAAAGGCAGATGTGAGCTTTTTAAGAAGAAAGCTTGGCATAAGAGGACTATATCTATGGCAGTACGCTAACGGCTACGACACAAGTGCAGTTTGTGACTACTACCACCGCGACGAGATTAAGTCCATATCCAGAGGTGTAACCACTAAGGCAGACCTACACTCCTACGATGAGGTTAAAAAAATATTCGAAGAACTCGCAATTGATGTGAGCAAAAAATTGGTCGAAGAGAATCTCAAAGCAGGCGGAGTAAGGATATCGATAAGAGACAGAAAGCTTGAGACGCTTAGTTTCCAAAAGGTCTTTACACAGACAAGCATAAGCGCACTTAGAATAAACGATATGGCGATGGAGCTCTTCAGGTCGCGCTACGACTTCAAAGAAGGCATAAGGAGCCTATGCATATCCGCGATAAACCTTACAAGGAACACAAACACCGAGCAGCTGAGTCTATTCGCCCCTAAGAAAATTGTCAAGGACGATAGACTTGAAAAAGTCTTCAATGAGATCAGAGAGAAGTTTGGAGATGACAAGATAGGCTACTTGGGACTCGAGCTTAACAATAAGATGCCTGAGAAGCCAAGCGTTGTGACCTTGCCAAGTGGCTTTAAGAATATGATATGA
- a CDS encoding gamma-glutamyl-gamma-aminobutyrate hydrolase family protein, which translates to MKKILISSQPYSDGERHYVQINRNYAEAVRMAGAIPFIAPYTGLIGVTELVDIADAVILTGGHDVNPLVYGEELQKGILGISNERDAFDIKLVDEAIKAKKPILGICRGMQLINAYLGGTLYQDIYKANVAKLEHVNFDTIGSGAHYITIKEHSFLHKATGLKKMLVNTEHHQAVKDIAEGFKVTAKSSDGIVEAMEDASRNIYLVQFHPEAMAVNNIGEAINIFKEFIKLQ; encoded by the coding sequence ATGAAGAAAATTTTGATAAGCTCTCAGCCATACTCAGATGGTGAGAGGCATTATGTACAAATCAATAGAAACTACGCTGAAGCTGTGCGCATGGCGGGTGCAATACCTTTCATTGCTCCATACACTGGCCTTATTGGTGTAACGGAGCTCGTAGATATTGCTGATGCTGTCATACTAACTGGCGGACACGACGTGAACCCACTTGTCTATGGCGAAGAATTGCAAAAAGGTATACTTGGTATATCGAATGAGAGGGATGCCTTCGACATAAAGCTTGTAGATGAAGCAATCAAGGCGAAGAAGCCAATACTTGGTATATGCAGAGGTATGCAGCTTATAAACGCATACTTAGGGGGAACGCTATACCAAGACATATACAAAGCAAATGTAGCTAAGCTTGAACACGTAAACTTCGATACTATTGGCAGTGGTGCACACTACATCACAATCAAAGAGCATAGCTTTTTACACAAGGCAACAGGCCTTAAGAAGATGCTTGTTAATACAGAGCATCATCAAGCCGTTAAGGATATAGCGGAAGGTTTCAAGGTAACTGCAAAGTCTTCCGACGGTATAGTTGAAGCGATGGAGGATGCTAGTAGAAATATATATCTAGTGCAGTTTCATCCAGAGGCTATGGCTGTGAATAACATAGGAGAAGCAATAAATATATTTAAGGAGTTTATAAAATTACAATGA